Genomic DNA from Nitrosarchaeum koreense MY1:
ATGAATCTAAATACAACTATAATCCCTAGTTCAAAAAGGATTAAAAATATAGGAGATTGTAATTAAAAATCAAATAACAATCAAATATTGAAGAGATTAGAAAAATAAAAAAGAAATTATCTTGCTAATGATGTCATAGATTAGATCGATTGAAGTTTTAGACTAGATTAGAGTTGTTTTCGGATTACTTTTTCTTTTTATCCAAGACAATTGCCTCCGAAAAGGTCGAATATACTACAAGATAATAAAGATTTATCACAATTCGTATTTTTTTAAACTGTATGATTCATTTCTATAGGCAGTAACAAATTATTCAATTCAACAATAATTCAATTAGCATGAATATTCTGACAGATCTTCAAAATCATCAGTCTTTTGATCAATTACGTTCAAGTGATATAGAATTAGTTTATGGTATTGTGTCATTTTTGATCTATTCAAACAACCTCTTTTGAAATATAAAAAGAAGACTGAGGAATCATACTAGAGCAATACTTAAGGAAAGGATGACAAAACAGCAGCATAACTTGCAAATCTATGATTTTTAGGCGTGACAGATTTTTGACGATATTTTGAAATTGTTTTTCCTATTGCTCCATTTAATCCCAAAGGACCGGTGACAAATTTTTCTTTGTTTGCCCAATTCAAAACCTCATCAGATGGGCTAAAATAATTTATAATTTTTCTTCGGATTACCCTATCAAGTAGTTTGCCATATTTTTTTGATGAAGGTACATCGCTTGTAATTGACGCACCAAAAAAATATACACTTTCTATAATTCCATTATTTTGAGACTTTTTTGCCAGATTCTCAATAGTACTAAGAATTACCTGAGAGCCTAAAGAATGGCCCATTAGACGAATCTTTGTTATGGGACTAGTAAATTTGAAATCTTCTATAAACATAGCTAAATTTCGACCATTTTTTTGTGCAATTATTTGGCCTGCACGAAGTGAACGCCTAGCATGTTTTAGAAGGTGAGCCCCAGCAGTGTTAGAGTCATAGCTAAATCCAATCACAGGATATCGATATCCTAGATGAGATAATCTATTTTTAGCAAGAGTAACTTTTGCGATAGCTCCTGCATTATCGTTACGTAATCCATGAATCATTATTACAAGTTCTTTGGAACCTATGAGATTATCAAAATATTTTTTTGGATATAAAAAATATGAATTGTCTTTAATGGTCTTACCAGACATCAAATCATAATATCCTCTAGTAGATATTCGCGGGACAGATTTGATCATTCTACGGGACCCAGTTGTTTTTTATATTTTGCAATATCTTCATCTTCTACTTTAACAAATAAAGGAGATACTTTGCCTAAGACATGCCCCGATTTAACACCAATATCAGAAATTGAACTCCACGTGTTTTGATTGACTCTACCATCCAATCCAATTTGATCCCATATCTTTTGTGAAGATTCTGGAATAAATGGAAATAATGCAATTGCCATACTACGCGCAGCGTTTACGGATAAAAACACACAGTTAGTAGTTCCAGATTCTTTCTTCCAAGGTTCCTTATGTTGAAAGTATTGATTGAAAAACGATGAAAACTCCATGATTTTCTTTAGAGCCCTATCCAAATGATTTTGTTCCATCAAAATTCCTAGTTCTGTAGAAAGAGTTTTTATCTTATTTTCAGCCTCCATATCTTTATCATCATACTTTTCAGTTTCAGGAATTACACCATCAAATGCCTTTTTTGTAAATCCTAATGCGCGATTAACAAAATTTCCAAGATTACCAATTAATTCAGAATTAATTCTATTTGTAAATTCATTCCAATCAAAATTCAAATCATCTTGTGAGTACGGATTAATTGCAACTAGATAATATCGCAAATAGTCAGCAGGATAATATTCTAAAAATTGTTTTAGTCCAATGTACCAATTTCTACTCTTTGAAATTTTCTTTGATTGTAAAGTGAGATGACCTCTAGTTGGAATATAATCAGGTAACTTGTATTCACTGTTTATTCCCAAACGCATTGCAGGTAAGAACAGATAATGATGATAAACAATGTCTTTTCCAATAAAATGATAGATATCAGCAGAATTCCAAAAATCTTTACCATTAATTCCTTTATCGTTAAGAAATTTTATAGCAGTAGAAATGTAGGCCAAGTGATTATCAAACCAGCCATAAAACACCTTGTCTTTGTATTTTTCAAGTGGGACATGTACACCCCAAGAGATATCACGCGTAATATCCCAATCAATTAAACCAGATTTTATCCAATTTTGAACGTATTTTTTTACATCTTTTTGCAGATTCTCGTTTTCATCAAGCCATTTGTATAATGAATCTCCAAAATTCTTTAGTTTGAAAAAGAAATGTGTTGTCCTTTCTTTAGTTGGAATTTGTCCACAAATTGAACATTTTGGGTCGGATATCTCTTCAGGTACTCTGCCACAACTTTCACAAAGATCAGAGTATTGATCAATGGCTTTACAATAAGGACATGTTCCTTTGACATATCTATCAGGTAAGAATTTTTTATCGTTATTACAATAAAATTGAATAATTTCTTTTTCGTAAACGTGACCGGCCGCATTAAGTTTGTTAAATACATCTTGAACAAATGCTATGTTTTCCGAAGAGCTAGTTTTATAAAAAAAATCAAAATCAATACCAAATGATGTAAAATCATCATAATCTCGTTTATTCCAATAAGCAACATATTCTGAAGGTGTTTTTCCCTCTTTTTCAGACTGTATCAAAATAGGAGTACCGAAATCATCAGACGCACAAACATAGTAAGCCTCAACACCATTTAATTTCAAAAATCTGGTTGTTACATCAGCTGGCAAATATGTTGATGCGACATGACCTAAATGGATTTCACCATTAGCATAAGGTAACGCACTAGTAATGATTGCTTTGTTTTTCATCTGTGATATTTTGGAACCTAATTGGGGTTAAGAAGTTTTACCAACTATTAGCATATTTGACTTGCTGCGGAGTAAGTTTATCGATTTTTACATCCATGGCTTTTAGTGCATCAACTGCAACTTGTTTATCAATCTCTTCTGGAACATTAATGATTTTGTTACCAATCTTTGCATGATTCTTGAGAATATACAAGACAGATAGAATTTGATTAGAGAAAGATTGAGCCATTACTTCTGGAGGATGTCCTTCCGCAGCTACAAGATTTGCTAATCGTCCTTCGCCAATTAAATAAACACGTTTACCATTTTTTAGAGTACATTCATCAAGATTTGCTCGTACTCGTTTTACAGATTTTGATTCTTTAAGCAAAAATTTGCTATCAATTTCAACATCAAAATGTCCAACATTGCCCATGATTGCACCATTTTTCATTTTTGTAATGTGTTCTTTTCTAATTACACTTGTCATTCCAGTACATGTGATAAAGATGTCACCAACTTTGCAGGCTTGTGCCATTTGCATTACTTCAAAACCATCCATATGAGCTTCTAATGCTTTGATAGGATCAATCTCAGTTACAATTACCTTAGAGCCCATTCCTTGGCACCTAGATGCAACACCACGTCCTACCCAACCATAACCAACAACTACAACTCGTTTAGAGGCCATCAACAAATTCATTGCACGTAGATAGCCATCGATTGTACTTTGTCCTGTTCCATATCGATTATCAAACATGTGTTTTGTATATGCTTCATTTACTAAAATAACAGGATATCGAAGTTTTCCTTGGTTTTCAACTGCTCTTATTCTAGTAACACCAGCAGTAGTTTCTTCAGTTGCACCAAGAATTTTCATATTCTTATATCGATTATCAAAATGTGCCTTGACATTCATATCAGCACCATCATCAGTTAAGATAGTGGGTTTGTGATTTAGAACCTGATCAATACACCAATCATATTCTTTTACAGATTGACCATGCCATGCATAAACATGAATTCCTTTTGATGCCAAAAATGCTGCAATGTCATCTTGTGTTGTAAGTGGATTTCCACCACAACATACAACAGTTGCACCAAGTTCTTTTGCACCCATTAAAAGTACAGATGTCTCTTTTGTAATGTGTAAGCAAAATCCTAAAGTAACACCTTTGAGAGGTTGAGATTTTTTAAATCGATTTATGGTATTATCGAGAATTTGCATATGAGATCTAGCCCATTCATATGACAATTTACCGTCTTGAATCAACTTTGCACTAGATTTTACCTTACTCATGTATTTTGACGTTAAAAAAGAGTATAAAATTCTATCATGCGAATATAAATAAATGACAAAATTATCGAATTAGCAGTATGACTTGGAAAAAGATTGCAGAAAAAGGAGACATAGCTATCGGTAAAGGAAAGGCCTTTAAAATCGATGGAAAACAAATTGCAATTTTCAATCAAGATGGATATCATGCAATTGATGATCTTTGTGTTCATCAAGACGGCTCGATTGCACCAGGCAAATTAGAAGGGGATATAGTAGAATGTCCATTGCATTTTTGGCATTATAACATCAAAACAGGAGAATTGAAAGACTATCTCAAAGATGTGAAATTAGCAAC
This window encodes:
- a CDS encoding Rieske (2Fe-2S) protein, whose protein sequence is MTWKKIAEKGDIAIGKGKAFKIDGKQIAIFNQDGYHAIDDLCVHQDGSIAPGKLEGDIVECPLHFWHYNIKTGELKDYLKDVKLATYHVEARNDGIYVDV
- a CDS encoding adenosylhomocysteinase, producing MSKVKSSAKLIQDGKLSYEWARSHMQILDNTINRFKKSQPLKGVTLGFCLHITKETSVLLMGAKELGATVVCCGGNPLTTQDDIAAFLASKGIHVYAWHGQSVKEYDWCIDQVLNHKPTILTDDGADMNVKAHFDNRYKNMKILGATEETTAGVTRIRAVENQGKLRYPVILVNEAYTKHMFDNRYGTGQSTIDGYLRAMNLLMASKRVVVVGYGWVGRGVASRCQGMGSKVIVTEIDPIKALEAHMDGFEVMQMAQACKVGDIFITCTGMTSVIRKEHITKMKNGAIMGNVGHFDVEIDSKFLLKESKSVKRVRANLDECTLKNGKRVYLIGEGRLANLVAAEGHPPEVMAQSFSNQILSVLYILKNHAKIGNKIINVPEEIDKQVAVDALKAMDVKIDKLTPQQVKYANSW
- a CDS encoding DUF726 domain-containing protein, whose amino-acid sequence is MKSVPRISTRGYYDLMSGKTIKDNSYFLYPKKYFDNLIGSKELVIMIHGLRNDNAGAIAKVTLAKNRLSHLGYRYPVIGFSYDSNTAGAHLLKHARRSLRAGQIIAQKNGRNLAMFIEDFKFTSPITKIRLMGHSLGSQVILSTIENLAKKSQNNGIIESVYFFGASITSDVPSSKKYGKLLDRVIRRKIINYFSPSDEVLNWANKEKFVTGPLGLNGAIGKTISKYRQKSVTPKNHRFASYAAVLSSFP
- the metG gene encoding methionine--tRNA ligase, producing the protein MKNKAIITSALPYANGEIHLGHVASTYLPADVTTRFLKLNGVEAYYVCASDDFGTPILIQSEKEGKTPSEYVAYWNKRDYDDFTSFGIDFDFFYKTSSSENIAFVQDVFNKLNAAGHVYEKEIIQFYCNNDKKFLPDRYVKGTCPYCKAIDQYSDLCESCGRVPEEISDPKCSICGQIPTKERTTHFFFKLKNFGDSLYKWLDENENLQKDVKKYVQNWIKSGLIDWDITRDISWGVHVPLEKYKDKVFYGWFDNHLAYISTAIKFLNDKGINGKDFWNSADIYHFIGKDIVYHHYLFLPAMRLGINSEYKLPDYIPTRGHLTLQSKKISKSRNWYIGLKQFLEYYPADYLRYYLVAINPYSQDDLNFDWNEFTNRINSELIGNLGNFVNRALGFTKKAFDGVIPETEKYDDKDMEAENKIKTLSTELGILMEQNHLDRALKKIMEFSSFFNQYFQHKEPWKKESGTTNCVFLSVNAARSMAIALFPFIPESSQKIWDQIGLDGRVNQNTWSSISDIGVKSGHVLGKVSPLFVKVEDEDIAKYKKQLGPVE